In the genome of Paenibacillus pabuli, one region contains:
- a CDS encoding DUF58 domain-containing protein has product MTALGQRLLGAFVVVVFVSLYVWHGGRAALFLSIIAALMLTSALMIHIFGPRNINLRRQVHANRVVAGERTRVSVELKFDCRIPLLWIILCENTPAGVHRKLLFPGTRRQFTYQYEISGLRRGVYRWESGKLFWGDIFGWNTVSAETVHHTPLIVVPQATEWGENDLGEYSAMGEDALSERRSSQGSRSPEFREYQQGDPLGRVHWKSTAKTGRLQTFLPETSDSVSLGILVYEGASGYGARQTEKKDTPAFERAVRAAARWINTAERDNIPYRLWTEGGESGSVYQEKWQQELLYSSENHALDRLAQARISTAQASSPSIRTEMLDRMAIGSRIVILTGRMDDVLMEWVMCAIGLGYRVEVQFTELIGGEDLSPVSRSESPRDNLAQERGKHVDAADVSVVSETDKSIATDRTIHDVGNESLEQLRQRGVHIHWITDSSLPSMRKAEVTDVGA; this is encoded by the coding sequence ATGACTGCGCTGGGTCAACGGTTGTTGGGTGCTTTCGTGGTGGTGGTTTTTGTCTCTCTGTATGTATGGCATGGCGGCAGAGCCGCGCTTTTTCTGTCCATTATAGCCGCCTTGATGCTCACAAGTGCACTGATGATCCATATTTTCGGTCCGCGCAATATTAACCTTCGGCGACAAGTGCATGCGAATCGGGTTGTGGCAGGCGAAAGAACGCGGGTGTCGGTGGAACTGAAATTCGACTGCCGGATCCCACTGTTATGGATCATTCTGTGTGAGAATACGCCTGCTGGCGTACACCGTAAATTACTATTTCCGGGAACCCGTCGTCAGTTTACATATCAATATGAAATATCGGGTTTACGCAGAGGGGTATACAGATGGGAGTCAGGGAAGTTGTTCTGGGGGGATATCTTCGGCTGGAATACGGTCTCTGCAGAGACCGTGCATCATACCCCGCTAATTGTTGTTCCTCAGGCAACGGAATGGGGCGAGAATGATCTCGGAGAATATTCGGCTATGGGTGAAGATGCCCTGTCTGAGAGAAGAAGCAGTCAGGGGAGTCGCAGTCCTGAATTCCGGGAATATCAGCAAGGTGACCCACTGGGGCGTGTTCATTGGAAAAGTACAGCCAAGACAGGTCGTCTTCAGACTTTTTTGCCTGAAACCTCCGATTCTGTCTCACTCGGCATTCTTGTGTATGAAGGTGCATCCGGTTATGGAGCAAGGCAGACAGAGAAGAAGGATACGCCTGCTTTTGAGCGCGCGGTTCGTGCGGCTGCCCGTTGGATCAATACCGCTGAGCGGGATAACATCCCTTATCGTCTGTGGACGGAAGGCGGTGAGTCAGGATCTGTTTATCAGGAGAAATGGCAGCAAGAACTCCTGTACTCGTCTGAAAATCATGCACTGGACAGGCTGGCGCAGGCACGAATTTCCACGGCTCAAGCTTCATCTCCGTCGATTCGCACAGAGATGTTAGATAGAATGGCGATCGGATCAAGGATTGTGATTCTCACCGGCAGAATGGATGACGTTCTGATGGAGTGGGTAATGTGTGCAATCGGGTTAGGATACAGGGTAGAGGTTCAGTTTACTGAGCTCATAGGTGGGGAAGATTTATCACCTGTGTCACGGTCGGAATCGCCCAGGGACAACTTGGCCCAGGAGCGGGGGAAACATGTGGATGCCGCAGATGTCTCTGTAGTTTCAGAGACAGATAAGTCCATTGCAACGGATCGAACCATCCATGACGTGGGCAATGAAAGTCTGGAACAGCTGCGTCAAAGAGGAGTGCACATCCATTGGATCACAGATAGCTCCTTACCTTCAATGAGAAAGGCGGAGGTAACGGATGTGGGAGCATAA
- a CDS encoding DUF4129 domain-containing transglutaminase family protein: MWEHNGNPQANSTVADRGHTARLGLESVHSIYKAETGTIGVELKNHGQSVEPFVYRIALSAILLILSMEWIYPVISTGQQGSERFLSVMAGLTGTLLFVGLLRTGWITGILIRLFIVLAALCCMYGGNDPAGWAAAYPATLSEDMGSFMSTWRFHSISVETRGLLMMCGWSMLMASVQSLVLLRRSVMLFGSATLVYLLLLESFAGMDVYTSMIRSVLWILLIQAMLQLLRLNGGVTTPLFRQSPYGRWCMVTLAVSAGMVFLSAIPGQLASIPPPERISMERMGERLAHWAGYTQHRSIPAVTAVTGYSTADAPMGAPLVQGDTIFFTAKSPKATYWRGETRSYYNGSSWSDPVQNFETASPSGLLRTDGWEYPAYWQRIRQSVTMKREWSGPNPIFTGGVPLNLSFQEKNSELQKNKRLLLSNEDSATLWLASTYENQSVKSYTADVMIPVATSEQLRLLGKMSKMKDPSAIRRTYLQLPTTLPGRVQALAKEIVQGSETRYDAVQAVKTYLADHAEYTLDTRMPPRGTDFVDDFLFVTRQGYCNHFSTAMIVLLRAEGIPARWVKGFGPGEADADVPGQYIVTQGDAHSWVEVYFPGAGWMPFEATPGFTMTQGEAQDAAALSGQQPVAVTPPQTDGGMAHAGAWLLARARAIAAHPWPAAALAAAALLCAAGAMRMRRLRPALRLRLLLAWPRSSFPDRERLLSAAAPVWAALARRYGPRPPGMTLREYAASPAVAAGTDGADIARFAADWERLLYGPDRPLRADSLDFLRRALHLARRMQAL, from the coding sequence ATGTGGGAGCATAATGGGAACCCTCAAGCGAATTCCACTGTGGCTGACAGAGGGCATACCGCTAGATTGGGATTAGAGTCGGTACACTCCATATATAAAGCAGAGACCGGGACAATTGGAGTAGAGTTGAAAAATCATGGGCAAAGTGTGGAGCCTTTCGTTTATCGCATCGCTCTTTCTGCCATTTTGCTCATATTGTCCATGGAGTGGATTTACCCGGTGATTTCAACGGGTCAGCAGGGCAGTGAACGATTTCTGTCCGTGATGGCAGGGTTAACGGGAACCTTGCTATTCGTAGGTTTGCTTCGTACCGGCTGGATTACGGGAATACTGATCAGACTCTTCATTGTTCTAGCCGCATTATGCTGCATGTATGGAGGGAATGACCCTGCGGGATGGGCAGCGGCATATCCGGCCACGCTCTCTGAGGATATGGGCAGTTTCATGAGTACCTGGCGTTTTCACTCGATTAGTGTGGAGACCAGAGGTCTGCTCATGATGTGTGGCTGGAGCATGCTGATGGCTTCCGTACAGTCGCTTGTACTGTTGCGACGAAGTGTGATGCTGTTTGGCAGTGCAACACTGGTCTACTTGCTGCTGCTTGAATCCTTTGCCGGGATGGATGTATATACTTCGATGATACGTTCTGTATTGTGGATTTTGCTCATTCAGGCCATGTTACAGCTGCTGCGTCTTAATGGCGGGGTCACCACCCCGCTCTTTAGGCAAAGTCCTTATGGTCGTTGGTGTATGGTAACACTTGCGGTGTCGGCAGGGATGGTATTTCTCTCCGCAATCCCTGGTCAGCTTGCTTCCATTCCCCCACCGGAACGTATATCTATGGAGCGAATGGGAGAGCGGCTGGCCCACTGGGCAGGCTATACACAGCACAGAAGTATTCCTGCCGTAACCGCCGTTACGGGATATAGTACAGCGGATGCACCAATGGGCGCACCTTTGGTGCAAGGAGACACGATCTTTTTTACGGCGAAAAGCCCGAAAGCTACGTATTGGCGGGGCGAGACCCGTTCATATTATAACGGAAGCTCCTGGAGTGATCCGGTGCAGAATTTTGAGACGGCCAGTCCATCCGGATTGCTGCGTACCGATGGGTGGGAGTACCCAGCCTATTGGCAGCGTATTCGTCAATCCGTGACAATGAAGCGGGAATGGAGTGGGCCCAACCCCATCTTTACAGGGGGAGTGCCACTTAATCTCTCGTTCCAAGAAAAGAACAGTGAACTTCAGAAGAATAAACGTTTACTGCTGTCGAATGAAGATTCCGCAACGTTATGGCTTGCGAGTACCTATGAAAATCAATCAGTTAAAAGTTATACAGCAGACGTGATGATTCCTGTGGCAACATCTGAGCAGCTACGCCTTCTGGGGAAGATGTCCAAAATGAAAGATCCGTCTGCAATTCGCAGAACGTATCTGCAGCTGCCCACTACGCTTCCTGGGCGGGTGCAAGCTCTTGCCAAGGAGATCGTTCAGGGAAGTGAGACTCGTTATGATGCTGTGCAAGCCGTAAAGACGTACCTTGCCGATCATGCCGAGTATACGCTGGATACCCGAATGCCACCGCGTGGAACCGATTTTGTGGACGACTTTCTATTCGTCACACGGCAGGGGTATTGTAATCATTTCTCAACAGCCATGATTGTGTTGTTGCGTGCAGAGGGTATACCGGCACGCTGGGTTAAGGGGTTCGGACCTGGGGAAGCCGATGCGGACGTCCCAGGGCAATACATCGTGACCCAGGGAGATGCACACTCCTGGGTCGAAGTGTATTTTCCCGGCGCGGGCTGGATGCCGTTCGAGGCTACGCCAGGCTTCACCATGACGCAGGGTGAAGCTCAAGATGCCGCTGCGCTCAGCGGGCAGCAGCCCGTTGCCGTAACCCCGCCGCAGACGGACGGCGGGATGGCTCACGCGGGCGCATGGCTGCTCGCCCGCGCACGGGCCATTGCCGCGCACCCATGGCCCGCGGCGGCCCTTGCGGCAGCGGCGCTGCTGTGCGCCGCTGGGGCCATGCGCATGCGGCGACTTCGCCCCGCGCTGCGCCTAAGGCTGCTGCTGGCGTGGCCGCGCAGCAGCTTTCCGGACCGCGAGCGGCTGCTCAGCGCTGCCGCTCCGGTCTGGGCCGCGCTCGCGCGCCGCTACGGCCCGCGGCCGCCGGGGATGACGCTGCGTGAATATGCAGCGTCACCCGCCGTGGCCGCAGGCACGGACGGCGCGGACATCGCGCGGTTCGCAGCCGACTGGGAGCGGCTGCTGTACGGGCCGGACCGTCCGCTGCGTGCGGACAGTCTGGACTTCCTGCGCCGGGCACTTCATCTGGCCCGGCGCATGCAGGCGCTGTAA